The following are encoded in a window of Chondrinema litorale genomic DNA:
- a CDS encoding carboxymuconolactone decarboxylase family protein, which yields MTLNRISYPETPKGLYEAMLNTEAYINNCGLSHTIIELIKTRASQINGCGYCLDMHHKDALHAGETLERLYLLPAWEEAPCYTAEEKAVLNLTDVLTKINESSPLQVEEAYNRITKFFNKEEIANTVLAICQINSWNRIALSFGHVPGSYKPQYQS from the coding sequence ATGACACTTAACAGAATCAGTTATCCGGAAACACCCAAAGGTTTGTACGAAGCCATGTTAAATACAGAAGCTTACATTAATAATTGTGGGCTTTCTCATACAATTATTGAATTGATTAAAACCAGAGCTTCGCAAATAAATGGTTGTGGCTATTGCTTAGATATGCACCACAAAGATGCGCTCCATGCCGGTGAGACTTTGGAGAGATTATATTTATTACCTGCTTGGGAAGAAGCTCCTTGCTACACAGCAGAAGAAAAAGCTGTTTTGAATTTAACAGATGTGCTTACCAAAATAAATGAGTCTAGCCCGCTACAAGTGGAAGAAGCCTATAATCGTATCACTAAATTTTTCAATAAAGAAGAGATTGCTAATACCGTTTTAGCCATTTGCCAAATAAACTCTTGGAATAGAATTGCCCTAAGTTTTGGCCATGTTCCAGGAAGTTACAAACCGCAATACCAAAGCTAA